The sequence GTATGTTTAAGAATGCAGAAGTTGTTAAAGAAGGGATATGTAAATATAGTGAATCTGTTGAATATAAAGTTAGAATTGTTAAATGGCACATACTTTATGGAACTGGAGATTATGAAGATTTACCAGAATTATCAGATGATAAAGAAGTTGAGTGTTATTACGTTTTACAAGAATCAATTATGGATAAAGGCAAATTTGCAACATCAAGAGGTGGTTTCTCAACAGTTCAAGAAGCTATGGAAGATGTAGAATCTAGTACGCATCAGAACATAGAATGGCTAAAAATGTGACAACGGTTACGGTGACACAGAAGGACGGAGGTTTTACATCATACTAAACAAATATACATACGATTCCGCTAGATAGATAACAAAGGGATTAAATAAACCATTCTGACTGTTCTACTGGTTGCTACGATGTAATAGACATGCTTAGAGGCTAAAAACATCCAGCACATGGGGACATTAACCTATTCACTAAAAGAATTATGGCTGTTTATCGGCGACCAATTTTAGTAGTATTTTGAGTAAAAATATTTGTACTATTAACCCTATGAAATGATATTTCTCATTTTGTGGGGTTGTTTTATTTCAGGGGAGTACACAGTGCCTAGTGAAAGGAGTGCCCAGGGAACGGGCGAATAATCCACTTAGTTTGAATTTGAATACTTATTGTGTGAATAATCCCATACAGTATTATGATCCTACAGGGCACTATTCATCAAAACATGATGAGAAAACCCCATGAAGATGCTCCTATTATGAAAGACCTATATCAGTTAATCCTAGAAAAAACCAAAAAAGCAGCAGAATACAAAGAACTAGCGACACTCCTTAAAGACATAGCAATAGGTGGAGATTCTTTTCTATTCAGAGGACATAGCAGTATAAAAGTAGAGTCAAGATGTGTATGCTTAGATACCTTTTCTCTTCAAAATGCCAGTGATAATATAAATAAAACACAATATTTTAACTTACTTACATGGTGTTGGGATATCATGACCAAAGACAGAACAGAATCAGTTTTATTAATAGCCGACGAAAGCTATCCAATGATTAATCTAAGAGTGCCACAATCTTTAATATTCCTAAGAGATGTGGCAAAACGAGCAAGAAAATATGAATCCGGGTATCCCATTCAGTAGTAGATTTTCTAGCACCTAATATCAAAATGTACGGACAGGCATTACTTGACATATCATGCTTTTTAGAAGAGCAGTACAAATAAAGCGGTCATTTAGAACTAATAGCTGAGCATTACAAAATGAAAAAAATTAACAACGGATATAGATATGACGATATATCCTATGAAGGAATGCATTCAACAAACCAAACCTTATGAGCTATCGTTCTTACAAAAGGCGAAAACAAAAGGAATAGATTACAATCTTATATTAAGTAGAAGTTGTTAATCATAAGATGTTCAAAAGCATATTAGACTTAGTAGAAAAAGCAAATTAATCTATAAATCAAAGTGATTAGAAATAGCCTTAAAGAACAATTACTTTTTAGAATTAATAAAAGCTTGAACCAGAAATATAATCAGGACATTTAGTAAAAAGGTGGTTTTACTTGTGAAAAAAATTATAGTAACAGCTCTATTACTAGTGTTGATATTAATAGGATTTTTTTATGAAGGGAATAGTGAAGAACCATATAATAGAAATTTTGAGTTTGAATATTATGAAGATGAAAGTAATCAGATGGAGTTTGATCAAGTAAAAGATAAATTCTACAGTAGTGAAGAGAAAATCAACTATACAGGTGATTTTAGTTTTGGCAATAGCACATCCACTTATTGGATAAGGATGAAGATAATAAATAGAGATTTTAAAGGGAAAGAGTATATATCTATATATAATCCAACAGTGAAAGAAGCCATTGCATTTTTACCTCAAAGGGATAAAGAAGGATATAGAAAGTTATCGTCGGGTTGGGGTTATGGTAATCATAAGCAAGATGAAAGATTTTTTTATCCCGTATTCAAAATGAATGAGGGATTTGAAAGACATGAGTACATATACCTAAAAGTACATTCGAAATTTACGCAGAATTATAGAATCACATTTTTATCAAGTGATGAATTTGAAAATATTAAACGTAAGTATCTACTCCTATATGGTGTCCTTTTTGGAGTTTTAATAGCTGTCATGATTCAAAACTTTGTCATGTTTATTCAACTTAAAAATAGAGCGTATTTATTTTACTTATTATATACTGCTTCTATGATGATTTATCAAGGAAATCTATGTGGCATATATAATGTATTTATACCTGAAAAGGCTTATGGAATAATGAATAACACCATCATATTATCACTTGTGGGCATGGGTATGATAGTTGTATTTTTTAGAGAATTTTTTCAGACAAAAGATAAATTAAGAACCTACGATAAGTTATTAAAAGGGATATTGATAATTTATGGTAGTAGCATTATTTTGTTCAGCATAATTGAGCAACCGACAATAGCTAATTTTTACGCACACAATATGGCAAGCATAGGAGCTGTCATTATGATGATGGCAACGGTAAAAGCATTTAAAGCAGGTATGCCTCAAGCTAAACTGTTTCTATTAGGATGGACATGTATGAGTGTAAGTATGATATTAAGCTTATTTAGGAATTTAGGTCTTGTTTCTAACAATATTATAACCCTGCATCTTGTGTTGATTACGATATCCCTACAAGCTATCTTCATATCCATTGATTTAATAAGACAATATCAAAAAGTAGAAAGTGATGCAAGATCCTATGAATTTGCTTTTTTACATGCTCAGATAAAACCCCACTTTTTATACAATACACTAAATGTTATTAGCAGTTTATGTAAAATAGATAGTGAAAAAGCAAGAGAGACAGTACTAGACTTAGCCGATTTACTAAGACATTTATTTGATATTTCAGTAGATAAAAAAGTAATATCCCTTAAAGATGAAATGGAATGTGTAAAAGCCTATGTACGAATAGAACAAATTAGGTTTAGAAATAAATTAACCATGACATATAATATAGATGATGACATGGATTTTAACCTACCGCCACTTGTTATACAGCCATTAGTAGAAAATGCTATCATTCATGGTATTAGAAAAAATAAAGGGACAAGTCATGTCATACTAAGTATCAAGGAAACCGAAGAGGGGTATAGAATACAAGTTGGAGATGATGGTATAGGTATGACAGGAGAAATGATAACGGGTTTAATGAAAGGGAAAAGATATAAAGAAAAAGGAATTGGGATTGCAAATATTAACAAAAGACTATATGAACTCTACAAACAAAAACTAGATATAAAAAGTACATTAGGAGAAGGAACAACTGTTTCATTTCTAGTACCAAAGGGGATGGATAAATAATGAAAGCCATATTAATAGATGATGAATATTATGCATTAAAAGGACTTGAAATGGAACTATTAGAATTAGGAGATATTGATGTTGTTGGTATGTATGAAGATGAAAGTATAGCCCTTGAAGAGGTCGAAAAGCTTAAACCAGATATCGTTTTTCTAGATATTAACATGCCAGAGATAAAAGGCACATCATTATTTACACAGATAAAAAAAGTATGTCCATTGACACAAATTGTATTCGTTACAGCTTATGATGAATATGCTGTTGAAGCCTTTGAATTAAATGCTTCCGATTATATTGTAAAACCTATACGTAAAGAAAGACTACAAAAGACCATCAAACGATTGAAAAATAGTAATAAAACAGAAGAAAAAAGCAGTGGTAATAACAAAATATCTATCAAGTGCCTTGGTGCATTTTCTATAAAAATGAATGGTACTGTATTGAATATTAATTGGAGAACAAAAAAAGTAGAAGAATTAATCGCTTACTTAGCCTGTTGCCGAGGTGAATTTATCCCTAAAGCTAAGATTGCAGGTGTATTATGGCCGGATTTGGAAACATCTAAAAGCAAGTCAAATCTATACTTAACTTACCATTACTTAAAAAAACAATCCGAGCAAAATGGTTTTGATTTCCCAATAGAGTCTATCAAAGGCAAGATGAGAATTAAGATGGAGGAAGTAGATATTGATATAGATAGGTTTATAAAAGATGTTGAGAATATAGGTGCAATTAACAAGGAAAATATCCATAAAGCATATGAAATTTTAAGATATTATTCAGAACCACTTTTAGATGGACAATACTACGAATGGATTAGAGAAAAAGAGTATTCATTAACATTACTATATGACCAATT is a genomic window of Maledivibacter sp. containing:
- a CDS encoding type IV secretory system conjugative DNA transfer family protein → MMRKPHEDAPIMKDLYQLILEKTKKAAEYKELATLLKDIAIGGDSFLFRGHSSIKVESRCVCLDTFSLQNASDNINKTQYFNLLTWCWDIMTKDRTESVLLIADESYPMINLRVPQSLIFLRDVAKRARKYESGYPIQ
- a CDS encoding histidine kinase; translation: MKKIIVTALLLVLILIGFFYEGNSEEPYNRNFEFEYYEDESNQMEFDQVKDKFYSSEEKINYTGDFSFGNSTSTYWIRMKIINRDFKGKEYISIYNPTVKEAIAFLPQRDKEGYRKLSSGWGYGNHKQDERFFYPVFKMNEGFERHEYIYLKVHSKFTQNYRITFLSSDEFENIKRKYLLLYGVLFGVLIAVMIQNFVMFIQLKNRAYLFYLLYTASMMIYQGNLCGIYNVFIPEKAYGIMNNTIILSLVGMGMIVVFFREFFQTKDKLRTYDKLLKGILIIYGSSIILFSIIEQPTIANFYAHNMASIGAVIMMMATVKAFKAGMPQAKLFLLGWTCMSVSMILSLFRNLGLVSNNIITLHLVLITISLQAIFISIDLIRQYQKVESDARSYEFAFLHAQIKPHFLYNTLNVISSLCKIDSEKARETVLDLADLLRHLFDISVDKKVISLKDEMECVKAYVRIEQIRFRNKLTMTYNIDDDMDFNLPPLVIQPLVENAIIHGIRKNKGTSHVILSIKETEEGYRIQVGDDGIGMTGEMITGLMKGKRYKEKGIGIANINKRLYELYKQKLDIKSTLGEGTTVSFLVPKGMDK
- a CDS encoding response regulator; this translates as MKAILIDDEYYALKGLEMELLELGDIDVVGMYEDESIALEEVEKLKPDIVFLDINMPEIKGTSLFTQIKKVCPLTQIVFVTAYDEYAVEAFELNASDYIVKPIRKERLQKTIKRLKNSNKTEEKSSGNNKISIKCLGAFSIKMNGTVLNINWRTKKVEELIAYLACCRGEFIPKAKIAGVLWPDLETSKSKSNLYLTYHYLKKQSEQNGFDFPIESIKGKMRIKMEEVDIDIDRFIKDVENIGAINKENIHKAYEILRYYSEPLLDGQYYEWIREKEYSLTLLYDQLKNRINEFVS